One window from the genome of Synergistaceae bacterium encodes:
- a CDS encoding TRAP transporter large permease, whose translation MTFILFCSFFFALIIGVPIAVCLGFSAVFTLILSGSTPLIIGTQTMFKGVDSFPLMAIPFFILAGNIMSVGGISKRLVAFAMAFMGKVTGGLAMVSIFASMIFAAISGSSPATTAAIGSVMLPSMVRQGYKGSFAAATVAAAGTVGQVIPPSVPMVIYGVLANVSISQLFVAGLFPGILMGVAMMFIAYLYAKRNGLKQAEQSQEAADEHPKKAVFSSLWAIMMPCIILGGIYSGIFTPTEAAAVAVFYGLFVGLCIYREMRLSDLPKILFDSACATAVIMFIMATANYFGWILTSQRIPQAIAQFFLNVTNNKYVLLLLFNIILLIAGCFLNPSAAIVLLTPILLPVLTNVGVPPILTGIIMVVNLAIGQTTPPVGACLYVACNISGIKLEPIIKESVPYLLALILALFLITYVEAIALFPLYFFN comes from the coding sequence ATGACGTTTATCCTCTTTTGTTCCTTCTTTTTCGCGCTTATCATCGGTGTCCCCATCGCTGTCTGCCTTGGTTTTTCCGCAGTATTCACCCTCATACTGTCTGGCAGCACTCCACTGATCATCGGAACGCAAACGATGTTCAAGGGAGTAGATTCCTTTCCTTTGATGGCAATCCCTTTTTTTATTCTGGCGGGGAACATTATGAGCGTTGGGGGAATCTCGAAACGGTTGGTCGCTTTCGCTATGGCGTTCATGGGTAAAGTTACAGGCGGGTTGGCGATGGTATCTATTTTTGCGTCGATGATTTTTGCCGCCATATCAGGTTCCAGTCCTGCTACGACTGCCGCTATTGGCTCCGTTATGTTGCCGTCGATGGTCAGGCAGGGCTATAAAGGCAGCTTTGCGGCAGCAACGGTGGCGGCAGCAGGAACGGTAGGGCAGGTCATTCCTCCCAGTGTCCCCATGGTGATCTATGGAGTTCTTGCCAATGTTTCCATCAGTCAGTTGTTTGTTGCTGGCCTTTTTCCTGGCATTCTCATGGGAGTGGCGATGATGTTTATCGCTTATTTATACGCGAAACGGAATGGCCTCAAACAGGCTGAACAAAGCCAGGAAGCTGCCGATGAACATCCCAAAAAAGCGGTATTCAGCAGTTTATGGGCCATTATGATGCCGTGCATCATTCTGGGTGGGATTTACTCCGGCATCTTTACTCCCACTGAAGCTGCCGCTGTAGCTGTTTTTTACGGACTTTTCGTGGGATTGTGCATCTATAGAGAAATGCGACTTTCCGACCTTCCAAAAATTCTTTTCGATTCAGCCTGCGCTACAGCGGTTATCATGTTCATCATGGCGACTGCCAATTATTTCGGATGGATTCTAACCTCCCAAAGAATTCCTCAGGCCATAGCACAATTTTTTCTGAATGTAACAAACAATAAGTATGTACTGCTCCTGCTTTTCAATATTATTCTCCTCATTGCGGGTTGTTTCCTGAATCCATCAGCCGCTATCGTTCTCCTGACTCCCATACTGTTGCCGGTATTGACCAACGTCGGCGTCCCTCCGATACTTACGGGGATTATTATGGTCGTGAATCTTGCCATTGGCCAAACCACTCCACCAGTGGGGGCTTGCCTATACGTAGCCTGTAATATCAGCGGAATCAAATTGGAACCAATCATCAAAGAGTCTGTTCCCTATCTGCTGGCTCTTATTTTGGCCCTTTTTCTGATTACTTACGTAGAAGCTATTGCTTTGTTTCCACTGTATTTTTTTAACTGA
- a CDS encoding TRAP transporter small permease: MDRFMEYFFEKLDKVLLWTLSILFGAMSVIIFMQVIWRYCFEAPLSWSEESARYLFVWVSFLGSIAAAKRGNHIGMEMLRNALPRSANKFLQFIANMVTVFFFAVTFCYTISMSPRLWVQFSPATEIPMLFPYLGIAVGSFFMMLYYAAEGVINLLSLRGKAK, translated from the coding sequence TTGGATCGATTCATGGAATATTTTTTTGAAAAATTGGACAAAGTTTTACTTTGGACGTTATCCATTTTATTCGGAGCGATGTCTGTCATCATCTTTATGCAGGTGATATGGCGTTATTGCTTTGAAGCGCCTCTTTCCTGGTCTGAAGAATCTGCAAGGTATCTTTTCGTGTGGGTTTCTTTCCTTGGATCCATAGCCGCCGCAAAGCGAGGAAACCATATTGGTATGGAAATGTTGCGCAATGCCCTTCCGCGATCAGCGAACAAATTTTTACAATTCATCGCAAATATGGTTACGGTGTTCTTTTTTGCAGTGACGTTCTGCTACACGATAAGCATGTCTCCCAGATTATGGGTTCAGTTTTCTCCTGCAACAGAAATTCCCATGTTGTTTCCTTACTTGGGTATAGCGGTGGGGAGTTTTTTCATGATGCTTTATTATGCTGCGGAAGGTGTAATAAATCTGCTTTCTTTGAGGGGGAAGGCAAAATGA